A window of Leclercia adecarboxylata contains these coding sequences:
- a CDS encoding Dyp-type peroxidase, with translation MSQVQSGILPEHCRAAIWIEANVKGDIDALRAASKVFIDNVATFQAKFPDAHCGAVVAFGHDVWRQLSGGEGAEELKDFVPYGKGLAPATQYDVLIHILSLRHDVNFSIAQAAMAAFGDCVDVKEEIHGFRWVEERDLSGFVDGTENPAGDETRREVAVIKEGVDAGGSYVFVQRWEHNLKQLNRMSVHDQEMMIGRTKEANEEIDGDDRPATSHLSRVDLKEDGKGLKIVRQSLPYGTASGTNGLYFCAYCARLYNIEQQLLSMFGDTDGKRDAMLRFTRPVTGGYYFAPSIERLLVL, from the coding sequence ATGTCTCAGGTTCAGAGTGGCATTTTGCCAGAACATTGCCGCGCGGCGATTTGGATCGAAGCCAATGTCAAAGGGGATATCGATGCCCTGCGTGCGGCCAGCAAAGTCTTTATTGATAACGTGGCCACCTTCCAGGCCAAATTCCCGGATGCGCACTGCGGTGCGGTGGTGGCGTTTGGCCACGACGTCTGGCGTCAGCTGAGCGGTGGGGAAGGGGCTGAAGAGCTGAAAGACTTTGTCCCCTACGGTAAAGGCCTGGCCCCGGCCACCCAGTACGACGTGCTGATCCATATTCTCTCCCTGCGTCACGATGTGAACTTCTCCATTGCCCAGGCCGCGATGGCTGCCTTTGGCGACTGCGTTGACGTTAAAGAAGAGATCCACGGTTTCCGCTGGGTGGAAGAGCGCGATCTGAGCGGCTTCGTTGACGGCACCGAAAACCCGGCAGGGGATGAGACCCGTCGTGAAGTGGCGGTGATCAAAGAGGGCGTGGACGCGGGCGGCAGCTACGTGTTTGTTCAGCGCTGGGAGCACAATCTCAAACAGCTTAACCGCATGAGCGTGCACGATCAGGAGATGATGATTGGCCGCACCAAAGAGGCCAACGAAGAGATCGACGGCGATGACCGCCCGGCGACCTCGCACCTGAGCCGTGTCGATCTGAAAGAGGACGGCAAAGGGCTGAAGATTGTGCGCCAGAGCCTGCCGTACGGCACCGCCAGCGGTACGAACGGCCTTTACTTCTGCGCCTATTGCGCGCGCCTGTACAACATTGAGCAGCAGCTCCTGAGCATGTTCGGTGACACCGATGGCAAGCGCGACGCGATGCTGCGCTTCACCAGACCGGTGACCGGCGGCTACTACTTTGCGCCGTCCATTGAGCGTCTGCTGGTACTGTAA
- a CDS encoding RpoE-regulated lipoprotein produces the protein MKSLRLLLCALPVVLTGCSTLSAVNWSAAYPWNWFGASTDVSEQGVGKLTAATPLEQSAIESALGGDYRLRSGMRTQNGNIVHYFEALKDDRLAMVINGDKNTVTRIEVLDSDVETDNGVKIGTPFSDLYQKAYGNCTSAPGEESVAVECKAEGSQHISYQFSGTWNGPEGLMPSDDTLKNWKVSKIIWQQ, from the coding sequence ATGAAATCGCTGCGTTTACTGTTATGCGCGCTCCCCGTTGTCCTGACGGGCTGTTCAACGCTCTCCGCCGTTAACTGGTCTGCGGCTTATCCCTGGAACTGGTTCGGCGCTTCCACCGACGTCTCCGAGCAGGGCGTAGGAAAACTCACCGCCGCCACGCCGCTGGAACAGAGCGCCATCGAATCGGCATTGGGCGGTGATTACCGGCTGCGCAGCGGCATGAGAACGCAGAATGGCAACATTGTTCACTATTTCGAAGCGCTGAAAGACGATCGGCTGGCGATGGTGATAAACGGTGATAAAAACACCGTGACGCGTATCGAAGTGCTGGATAGCGACGTTGAAACCGACAACGGCGTGAAGATCGGTACCCCGTTCAGCGACCTCTACCAGAAGGCCTACGGCAACTGCACCAGCGCCCCGGGCGAAGAGAGCGTGGCGGTAGAGTGTAAGGCGGAAGGCAGCCAGCATATCAGCTATCAGTTCAGCGGCACCTGGAACGGCCCGGAAGGGTTGATGCCTTCTGACGACACGCTGAAAAACTGGAAAGTCAGCAAAATTATCTGGCAGCAGTAA
- a CDS encoding DUF2919 domain-containing protein — protein MKSIDFHPGDYDSHGRVRLPFLFWCVLLLQARTWVLFVMAGASRDQGNTLLNLFYPDHDNFWLGLLPGLPAVMAFLLSGRRHLWPRLWRSLRGMLILAQCVLLCWQPLLWLNGEALSGTGIALVVADIVALLWLLTHPRLRACFTPEQD, from the coding sequence ATGAAGAGTATTGATTTTCACCCGGGCGACTACGATAGCCACGGCCGGGTTCGCCTGCCGTTTCTGTTCTGGTGCGTGCTGCTGCTTCAGGCCCGTACCTGGGTGCTGTTCGTCATGGCAGGAGCGTCCCGCGATCAGGGCAATACGCTGCTGAACCTGTTTTATCCCGATCACGATAACTTCTGGCTGGGGCTGCTTCCGGGGCTCCCGGCGGTGATGGCCTTTTTGCTGAGCGGGCGGCGGCATCTCTGGCCGCGCCTGTGGCGTTCGCTGCGCGGGATGCTGATCCTCGCCCAGTGCGTTCTGCTGTGCTGGCAGCCCCTGCTGTGGCTGAATGGGGAAGCCCTGAGCGGCACAGGCATTGCGCTGGTGGTGGCCGATATTGTGGCGCTGCTGTGGCTGCTGACTCATCCCCGTCTGCGCGCCTGTTTTACGCCTGAGCAAGATTAA
- a CDS encoding GNAT family acetyltransferase yields the protein MEIRVFRQADFEEVITLWERCELLRPWNDPEMDIERKLNHDVSLFLVAEVNGEVVGTVMGGYDGHRGSAYYLGVHPEFRGRGIANALLNRLEKKLIARGCPKIQIMVREDNDMVLGMYERLNYEHADVLTLGKRLIEDEEY from the coding sequence ATGGAGATACGCGTTTTTCGCCAGGCCGACTTCGAAGAGGTCATCACGCTCTGGGAGCGCTGCGAGCTACTGCGACCGTGGAACGATCCGGAGATGGACATCGAGCGCAAGCTCAATCATGACGTCAGTCTGTTCCTGGTGGCGGAGGTCAATGGCGAAGTGGTGGGCACGGTGATGGGCGGCTACGACGGGCATCGCGGCTCGGCGTACTATCTCGGCGTCCACCCTGAATTTCGCGGGCGCGGTATCGCTAACGCGCTGCTCAATCGCCTGGAAAAGAAACTGATCGCCCGCGGCTGCCCAAAAATTCAGATCATGGTGCGGGAGGATAATGACATGGTGCTGGGCATGTACGAGCGTCTTAACTATGAACATGCCGACGTGCTGACCCTGGGAAAACGCCTGATAGAAGATGAAGAGTATTGA
- the amiA gene encoding N-acetylmuramoyl-L-alanine amidase AmiA: MSTFKPLKALTSRRQVLKAGLAALTLTGIAKQAQAKEESTLKTSNGHSKPKTKKPGAKRLVMLDPGHGGIDTGAIGRNGSKEKHVVLAIAKNVRSILRSNGIDARLTRSGDTFIPLYDRVEIAHKHGADLFMSIHADGFTNPSAAGASVFALSNRGASSAMAKYLSDRENRADEVAGKKTTDKDHLLQQVLFDLVQTDTIKNSLTLGSHILKKIKPVHRLHSKGTEQAAFVVLKSPSIPSVLVETSFITNPEEERLLGTTAFRQKIANAIASGVISYFNWFDNQKAHSRKR; encoded by the coding sequence ATGAGCACATTCAAACCATTAAAAGCACTCACATCGCGTCGTCAGGTTCTCAAAGCGGGGCTGGCGGCCTTAACCTTAACAGGCATCGCAAAGCAGGCTCAGGCAAAAGAAGAGAGCACGCTAAAAACCAGTAACGGACACAGCAAGCCTAAAACCAAAAAACCCGGTGCGAAGCGTCTGGTGATGCTCGATCCGGGCCACGGCGGTATTGATACCGGCGCCATAGGCCGTAACGGTTCGAAAGAAAAACACGTTGTGCTGGCGATTGCAAAAAATGTCCGGTCGATTTTACGCAGTAACGGCATTGACGCCCGCCTGACGCGCTCCGGCGATACCTTTATTCCGCTGTACGACCGCGTTGAGATCGCCCACAAGCACGGCGCGGATCTGTTTATGTCGATCCACGCCGATGGCTTTACTAACCCCTCGGCGGCCGGCGCATCGGTGTTTGCCCTTTCCAACCGGGGCGCCAGTAGCGCCATGGCAAAATACCTCTCTGACCGGGAAAACCGCGCGGATGAAGTGGCCGGGAAGAAAACCACCGACAAGGATCATCTCCTGCAGCAGGTGCTGTTTGACCTGGTTCAGACCGACACCATCAAAAACAGCCTCACGCTCGGGTCACATATCCTGAAGAAGATTAAGCCGGTGCACCGTCTGCACAGCAAAGGCACCGAGCAGGCGGCGTTTGTGGTGTTGAAATCACCGTCGATCCCGTCCGTGCTGGTGGAAACCTCTTTTATCACCAACCCGGAAGAAGAGCGCCTGCTTGGCACCACGGCGTTTCGCCAGAAGATCGCCAACGCGATTGCCTCCGGCGTTATCAGTTACTTCAACTGGTTCGATAACCAGAAAGCGCACTCCAGGAAACGTTGA
- the hemF gene encoding oxygen-dependent coproporphyrinogen oxidase, with the protein MKPNAKQVKAFLLQLQDDICQKLSAVDGGEFQQDEWQREAGGGGRSRVLRNGGVFEQAGVNFSHVHGDAMPASATAHRPELAGRSFEAMGVSLVVHPHNPFVPTSHANVRFFIAEKPGADPVWWFGGGFDLTPFYGFEEDAVHWHQTAHDLCQPFGEDVYPKYKKWCDDYFYLRHRDEQRGIGGLFFDDLNTPDFDTAFSFMQAVGNGYTDAYLPIVERRKNHDYGVREREFQLYRRGRYVEFNLVWDRGTLFGLQTGGRTESILMSMPPLVRWEYSFEPKEGSPEAALKEFIKVRDWI; encoded by the coding sequence ATGAAACCGAATGCAAAGCAGGTCAAAGCCTTCCTGCTGCAACTGCAGGATGACATTTGCCAGAAACTGAGCGCCGTCGATGGCGGTGAATTTCAGCAGGATGAGTGGCAGCGTGAAGCCGGCGGCGGCGGACGCAGCCGCGTGCTGCGCAACGGCGGCGTATTCGAGCAGGCCGGGGTTAACTTCTCCCACGTCCACGGCGACGCCATGCCCGCCTCGGCCACCGCGCACCGCCCTGAGCTGGCAGGCCGCAGCTTTGAGGCGATGGGCGTCTCGCTGGTGGTCCATCCCCACAACCCGTTCGTGCCCACCAGCCACGCCAACGTGCGCTTTTTTATCGCCGAAAAACCGGGTGCCGATCCGGTGTGGTGGTTTGGCGGCGGCTTCGACTTAACGCCTTTCTACGGGTTTGAAGAAGACGCGGTGCACTGGCACCAGACCGCCCACGACCTGTGCCAGCCCTTTGGTGAAGACGTCTATCCGAAGTACAAGAAGTGGTGCGACGACTATTTTTACCTCAGGCACCGCGACGAGCAGCGCGGCATTGGCGGCCTGTTCTTTGACGATCTGAATACCCCGGACTTCGATACCGCCTTCAGCTTTATGCAGGCGGTGGGCAATGGCTATACCGATGCTTACCTGCCGATTGTCGAACGGCGCAAAAACCACGATTACGGCGTGCGCGAGCGCGAGTTTCAGCTCTATCGCCGCGGGCGTTACGTGGAGTTTAATCTGGTGTGGGATCGCGGCACGCTGTTCGGCCTGCAGACCGGCGGGCGTACGGAGTCGATTTTAATGTCGATGCCGCCGCTGGTGCGCTGGGAGTACAGCTTTGAACCGAAAGAAGGCAGCCCGGAGGCTGCCCTGAAGGAGTTTATTAAGGTTCGGGACTGGATTTAG
- the maeB gene encoding NADP-dependent oxaloacetate-decarboxylating malate dehydrogenase — protein MDEQLKQSALDFHEFPVPGKIQVSPTKPLATQRDLALAYSPGVAAPCLEIEKDPLAAYKYTARGNLVAVISNGTAVLGLGNIGALAGKPVMEGKGVLFKKFAGIDVFDIEVDELDPDKFINVVAALEPTFGGINLEDIKAPECFYIEQKLRERMNIPVFHDDQHGTAIISTAAILNGLRVVEKNLSDVRMVVSGAGAAAIACMNLLVALGMQKHNIVVCDSKGVIYKGREANMAETKAAYAVEDDGKRSLAEVMDGADIFLGCSGPKVLSEEMVMKMARAPLILALANPEPEILPPLAKAVRPDAIICTGRSDYPNQVNNVLCFPFIFRGALDVGATAINEEMKLAAVHAIAELAHAEQSEVVASAYGDQDLSFGPDYIIPKPFDPRLIVKIAPAVAKAAMDSGVATRPIADFDAYVDKLTEFVYKTNLFMKPIFSQARADAKRVVLAEGEEARVLHATQELVSLGLAKPILIGRPSVIEMRIQKLGLQIKPGVDFEIVNNESDPRFKEYWSEYYSIMKRRGITQEQAQRAVIGNTTVIGAIMVHRGEADALICGTIGDYHEHFSVVQEIFGYREGVHTAGAMNALLLPSGNTFIADTYVNDDPTPEQLAEITVMAAETVRRFGIEPKVALLSHSNFGSSKSAAACKMRQTLALVRERAPELMIDGEMHGDAALVESIRNERMPDSPLKGSANVLIMPNVEAARISYNLLRVSSSEGVTVGPVLMGVAKPVHVLTPIASVRRIVNMVALAVVEAQTQPL, from the coding sequence ATGGATGAGCAGTTGAAACAGAGTGCCCTCGATTTTCATGAATTCCCCGTACCAGGCAAAATTCAGGTTTCTCCGACCAAACCTCTCGCCACCCAGCGCGACCTGGCCCTGGCCTACTCGCCGGGCGTCGCCGCGCCCTGTCTCGAAATCGAAAAAGATCCGCTGGCGGCCTACAAATACACCGCCCGCGGCAACCTGGTGGCGGTGATCTCCAACGGTACGGCGGTGCTGGGATTGGGCAACATCGGGGCGCTGGCCGGTAAACCGGTGATGGAAGGTAAAGGCGTCCTGTTCAAGAAATTCGCCGGTATCGACGTGTTTGATATTGAAGTGGATGAGCTCGACCCGGACAAGTTCATCAACGTGGTGGCCGCGCTGGAGCCGACCTTTGGCGGGATCAACCTCGAAGATATCAAAGCGCCGGAATGTTTCTATATCGAGCAGAAGCTGCGTGAACGCATGAACATTCCGGTGTTCCATGACGATCAGCACGGAACGGCCATCATCAGTACCGCCGCCATCCTGAACGGTCTGCGGGTGGTGGAGAAAAACCTCTCTGACGTGCGCATGGTGGTTTCCGGCGCGGGGGCGGCAGCCATCGCCTGTATGAACCTGCTGGTGGCACTGGGCATGCAGAAGCACAACATCGTGGTCTGCGACTCCAAAGGGGTGATCTACAAGGGCCGCGAAGCCAATATGGCCGAGACCAAAGCCGCCTACGCCGTGGAAGACGACGGCAAGCGCAGCCTGGCAGAGGTGATGGACGGGGCGGATATCTTCCTCGGCTGCTCAGGCCCGAAAGTGCTCAGCGAAGAGATGGTGATGAAGATGGCCCGCGCGCCGTTAATCCTCGCCCTGGCCAACCCGGAGCCGGAGATCCTGCCGCCGCTGGCAAAAGCAGTGCGCCCGGATGCCATTATCTGTACCGGTCGTTCCGACTATCCGAACCAGGTGAACAACGTCCTCTGCTTCCCGTTCATTTTCCGCGGCGCGCTGGACGTCGGGGCTACTGCCATTAATGAAGAGATGAAGCTGGCTGCGGTTCACGCCATTGCTGAACTGGCCCACGCCGAGCAGAGTGAAGTGGTGGCCTCGGCCTATGGCGATCAGGATCTGAGCTTTGGCCCGGACTACATCATTCCTAAGCCGTTCGACCCGCGCCTGATCGTGAAAATCGCCCCGGCGGTTGCGAAGGCGGCGATGGACTCCGGCGTGGCGACGCGCCCGATTGCCGACTTTGATGCCTACGTCGATAAGCTGACCGAGTTCGTCTACAAAACTAACCTGTTTATGAAGCCGATCTTCTCCCAGGCGCGTGCGGACGCAAAACGCGTGGTGCTGGCGGAAGGGGAGGAGGCGCGCGTCCTGCACGCCACTCAGGAGCTGGTAAGCCTTGGGCTGGCGAAGCCGATTCTGATTGGTCGTCCGAGCGTGATCGAGATGCGTATCCAGAAGCTGGGGCTGCAGATCAAGCCGGGCGTCGATTTCGAGATCGTCAACAATGAATCCGATCCGCGCTTCAAGGAGTACTGGAGCGAGTACTACAGCATCATGAAGCGCCGGGGGATCACCCAGGAGCAGGCGCAGCGGGCGGTGATCGGCAACACCACGGTGATCGGCGCGATCATGGTCCACCGCGGCGAGGCCGACGCGCTGATCTGCGGCACCATCGGCGATTATCACGAGCACTTCAGCGTGGTGCAGGAGATCTTTGGCTATCGCGAAGGGGTGCATACCGCCGGGGCGATGAACGCGCTGCTGCTGCCAAGCGGTAACACCTTCATTGCCGATACCTACGTTAACGACGATCCAACCCCCGAACAGCTGGCAGAGATCACGGTGATGGCGGCGGAAACGGTGCGTCGCTTTGGTATCGAACCGAAAGTGGCCCTGCTGTCGCACTCCAACTTTGGTTCGTCCAAATCGGCTGCCGCCTGCAAAATGCGCCAGACCCTGGCGCTGGTGCGCGAGCGTGCGCCGGAGCTGATGATCGACGGGGAAATGCACGGCGACGCCGCGCTGGTGGAGAGCATCCGCAACGAACGCATGCCGGACAGCCCGCTGAAAGGCTCCGCCAATGTGCTGATCATGCCGAACGTGGAAGCGGCGCGGATCAGCTACAACCTGCTGCGCGTCTCCAGTTCAGAAGGGGTAACCGTGGGGCCGGTGCTGATGGGCGTGGCGAAACCGGTGCATGTGTTAACCCCGATTGCCTCCGTGCGCCGGATTGTGAACATGGTGGCGCTGGCGGTGGTAGAGGCGCAGACGCAGCCGCTGTAA
- the tal gene encoding transaldolase, translating to MNQLDGIKQFTTVVADSGDIESIRHYQPQDATTNPSLLLKAAGLEHFSHLIDDAIAFGKGRGKTKEQQVAEASDKLAVNIGSEILKSIPGRVSTEVDARLSFDQEKSIAKARQLVQLYEEQDVDKSRILIKLASTWEGIRAAEVLEKEGINCNLTLLFSFAQARACAEAGVHLVSPFVGRIYDWYQARQPMDPYVVEEDPGVKSVRNIYDYYKQHRYETIVMGASFRRTEQILALTGCDRLTISPNLLKELQDKDETVIRRLVPSSTVLPKPKPMTEAEFRWEHNQDAMAVEKLSEGIRLFAVDQRKLEDLLAAKL from the coding sequence ATGAACCAACTAGACGGCATCAAACAATTCACCACAGTCGTTGCGGACAGCGGTGATATCGAATCCATTCGCCATTACCAGCCACAGGATGCGACCACTAACCCGTCGCTGCTGCTGAAGGCCGCCGGGCTTGAGCACTTCTCGCACCTGATTGACGACGCTATCGCGTTTGGTAAAGGACGCGGCAAAACCAAAGAGCAACAGGTTGCCGAGGCCAGCGACAAGCTGGCGGTGAATATTGGTAGCGAAATTCTGAAAAGCATACCGGGGCGCGTCTCCACCGAAGTGGACGCTCGACTCTCCTTTGACCAGGAGAAGAGTATTGCTAAAGCGCGACAGCTGGTGCAGCTCTACGAGGAGCAGGATGTCGATAAGTCGCGCATTCTGATCAAGCTGGCCTCCACCTGGGAGGGGATCCGCGCCGCCGAGGTGCTGGAAAAAGAGGGGATCAACTGCAACCTGACCCTGCTGTTCTCCTTCGCTCAGGCACGCGCCTGCGCCGAAGCCGGGGTGCATCTGGTGTCTCCGTTCGTGGGGCGCATCTATGACTGGTATCAGGCCCGCCAGCCGATGGACCCGTACGTGGTGGAAGAAGATCCCGGCGTGAAGTCCGTTCGCAATATCTACGACTACTACAAGCAACACCGGTACGAAACCATCGTGATGGGTGCCAGCTTCCGCCGCACCGAGCAGATCCTCGCCCTCACCGGCTGCGACCGCCTGACCATCTCCCCTAATCTGCTGAAAGAGTTGCAGGATAAAGATGAGACCGTGATTCGTCGCCTGGTGCCGTCCTCGACGGTGCTGCCAAAACCAAAACCCATGACCGAAGCCGAATTCCGCTGGGAGCATAATCAGGACGCCATGGCGGTCGAGAAGCTGTCAGAAGGGATCCGTCTTTTCGCGGTCGACCAGCGCAAACTTGAAGATCTGCTCGCCGCCAAACTGTAA
- the tkt gene encoding transketolase — MSRKELANAIRALSMDAVQKANSGHPGAPMGMADIAEVLWNDFLKHNPNDPTWYDRDRFILSNGHASMLLYSLLHLSGYNLPLEELKNFRQLHSKTPGHPELGYTPGVETTTGPLGQGLANAVGLAIAERTLAAQFNQPGHEIVDHHTYVFMGDGCLMEGISHEVCSLAGTLGLGKLIGFYDHNGISIDGETEGWFTDDTAKRFEAYHWHVVHEIDGHDPEALKAAILEAQSVTDKPSLIICRTVIGFGSPNKAGKEESHGAALGEEEVALTRQKLGWKYPAFEVPKEIYQAWDAREAGEKAQKAWNDKFAAYQQAHPELAAEFTRRMSGGLPENWEETTQALIENLQANPAKIATRKASQNVLNAIGPTLPELLGGSADLAPSNLTIWSGSTSIKEDLAGNYIHYGVREFGMTAIANGIAHHGGFVPYTATFLMFVEYARNAARMAALMKARQIMVYTHDSIGLGEDGPTHQAVEQLASLRLTPNFSTWRPCDQVEAAVGWKLAVERHNGPTALILSRQNLAQIERTPEQVKNIARGGYILKDSGGKPDVILIATGSEMEITVKAAEKLTAEGHAVRVVSLPSTDIFDAQDEAYRESVLPSDVTARVAVEAGIADYWYKYVGLKGKIVGMTGYGESAPAEKLFPFFGFTVENVVEKAQSLL, encoded by the coding sequence ATGTCCCGTAAAGAGTTAGCCAATGCCATTCGCGCCCTCAGCATGGATGCCGTGCAAAAAGCCAATTCCGGTCATCCAGGCGCACCAATGGGCATGGCCGATATCGCCGAAGTGTTGTGGAACGACTTCCTGAAACATAACCCTAACGATCCGACGTGGTACGACCGCGACCGCTTTATTCTTTCCAACGGTCACGCCTCGATGCTGCTCTACAGTCTGCTGCACCTCTCCGGCTATAACCTGCCGCTCGAAGAGCTGAAAAACTTCCGTCAGCTGCATTCGAAAACGCCGGGACACCCGGAGCTGGGGTATACGCCAGGCGTCGAAACCACCACCGGCCCGCTCGGTCAGGGGCTGGCGAATGCGGTCGGGCTGGCGATTGCCGAGCGCACGCTGGCGGCGCAGTTTAACCAGCCGGGACATGAGATTGTCGATCACCATACTTATGTCTTTATGGGCGACGGCTGCCTGATGGAGGGGATCTCCCACGAGGTCTGCTCCCTGGCGGGCACGCTGGGTCTGGGCAAGCTGATCGGCTTCTACGATCACAACGGCATCTCCATCGACGGCGAAACCGAGGGCTGGTTCACCGACGACACGGCGAAACGCTTTGAAGCCTATCACTGGCACGTGGTGCATGAGATTGACGGCCACGATCCCGAGGCGCTGAAAGCGGCTATCCTCGAAGCGCAAAGCGTGACGGACAAACCGTCGCTGATTATCTGTCGTACGGTCATCGGATTTGGTTCTCCGAACAAAGCCGGGAAGGAAGAGTCCCACGGTGCGGCGCTGGGCGAAGAGGAAGTGGCCCTGACCCGGCAGAAGCTGGGCTGGAAATACCCGGCCTTCGAAGTGCCAAAAGAGATTTACCAGGCCTGGGATGCCCGCGAGGCGGGCGAAAAAGCCCAGAAAGCGTGGAATGACAAATTTGCAGCCTACCAGCAGGCGCACCCGGAGCTGGCGGCCGAGTTCACTCGTCGTATGAGCGGTGGCCTGCCTGAGAACTGGGAAGAGACCACCCAGGCGCTGATCGAAAACCTACAGGCTAACCCGGCGAAAATCGCCACCCGTAAGGCGTCGCAAAACGTCCTTAACGCCATTGGTCCGACCCTGCCGGAGCTGCTGGGCGGCTCTGCAGACCTGGCGCCAAGCAACCTGACGATCTGGTCGGGCTCCACCTCGATCAAAGAGGATCTTGCCGGGAACTATATTCACTACGGCGTGCGCGAATTCGGGATGACCGCCATTGCCAACGGCATCGCCCATCACGGCGGCTTCGTGCCTTACACCGCCACCTTCCTGATGTTTGTGGAGTATGCGCGTAACGCCGCGCGTATGGCGGCGCTGATGAAGGCCCGGCAGATCATGGTCTACACCCACGACTCCATCGGTCTGGGGGAAGATGGTCCCACCCACCAGGCGGTGGAACAGCTGGCCAGCCTGCGTCTAACGCCGAACTTCAGCACCTGGCGCCCTTGCGATCAGGTCGAAGCGGCGGTGGGCTGGAAGCTGGCGGTAGAGCGTCATAACGGCCCGACGGCGCTGATACTCTCCCGTCAGAACCTGGCGCAGATTGAGCGTACGCCGGAGCAGGTGAAAAACATCGCCCGCGGGGGGTATATCCTCAAGGACAGCGGCGGCAAGCCGGACGTGATTTTGATTGCCACCGGTTCGGAGATGGAGATCACCGTTAAGGCGGCCGAGAAGCTCACCGCTGAAGGCCATGCGGTGCGTGTGGTATCGCTGCCTTCCACCGATATCTTTGATGCCCAGGATGAAGCCTACCGAGAGTCGGTGCTGCCTTCTGACGTGACGGCGCGCGTGGCGGTCGAAGCGGGTATCGCCGATTACTGGTACAAGTATGTCGGGCTGAAAGGGAAGATTGTCGGGATGACCGGCTACGGTGAATCCGCTCCGGCTGAGAAACTGTTCCCGTTCTTCGGCTTTACCGTGGAGAACGTGGTAGAGAAGGCGCAGAGTTTACTGTAA
- a CDS encoding DUF1176 domain-containing protein, with protein sequence MRHCLLLVFLLSALPATLARAAPAQKSFTDWQVTCNNQNFCIARNTGEHNGLVMTLSRSAGAKTDAVLRIDLGGLATPEPKQPAIAPRLLLDGEPLQLTPPHWQITPWRLITDHAATITALLTTLQQKRAITLANGKQTISLDGLKEALQFIDAQQKRGGSETAWINKGAQPPLSVPPAPALKEVAVVNPTPTPLTREERSDLLDYGTWRINNSQCSLDPARREVRVTALTDDKALLIVSCEAGAYNTVDLAWLVSRKKPFASHVVRLRLPFVPSSDSSEMELMNASFDEKSRELTTLALGRGIADCGIQTRWRFTGQRFRLVRYAEEPSCDNWHGPDAWPTLWITR encoded by the coding sequence ATGCGTCACTGCCTTTTACTTGTTTTCTTGCTCAGCGCGCTGCCCGCGACTTTAGCCCGGGCGGCACCTGCACAGAAGTCGTTTACTGACTGGCAGGTGACCTGCAATAACCAGAATTTTTGCATTGCGCGTAATACCGGCGAACACAACGGGCTGGTGATGACCTTAAGCCGCAGCGCTGGCGCGAAAACCGACGCCGTGCTGCGCATCGATCTTGGTGGGCTGGCAACGCCCGAGCCCAAACAGCCCGCCATCGCTCCCCGCTTATTGCTCGACGGCGAGCCATTGCAGCTCACTCCCCCGCACTGGCAAATTACCCCCTGGCGCCTGATCACTGACCATGCCGCCACCATTACCGCTTTGCTGACTACCCTGCAGCAAAAAAGGGCCATCACCCTCGCCAACGGCAAGCAGACGATCTCTCTGGATGGGCTGAAAGAGGCGCTGCAGTTTATCGACGCCCAGCAAAAGCGTGGCGGGAGTGAAACGGCGTGGATCAATAAAGGCGCGCAGCCGCCCCTGAGCGTACCGCCCGCGCCTGCACTGAAAGAGGTGGCGGTGGTCAACCCGACGCCTACGCCGCTTACGCGTGAGGAGCGCAGCGATCTGCTCGATTACGGCACCTGGCGCATTAATAACAGCCAGTGCTCCCTCGACCCGGCGCGGCGTGAAGTGCGGGTCACTGCCTTAACGGATGACAAGGCGCTGCTGATAGTCAGCTGTGAGGCGGGGGCGTACAACACCGTCGATTTAGCCTGGCTGGTGTCGCGTAAAAAGCCGTTCGCATCGCACGTGGTGCGCCTGCGTCTGCCGTTTGTACCCTCGAGCGACAGCAGCGAGATGGAGTTAATGAACGCCAGTTTCGATGAGAAGAGCCGCGAGCTGACCACTTTGGCCCTGGGGCGGGGTATTGCCGACTGCGGTATTCAGACGCGGTGGCGTTTTACCGGCCAACGCTTCCGCTTGGTGCGCTATGCCGAAGAGCCGAGCTGTGATAACTGGCATGGGCCGGATGCATGGCCGACGCTGTGGATCACACGCTGA